From Granulicella sp. WH15, the proteins below share one genomic window:
- a CDS encoding recombinase zinc beta ribbon domain-containing protein, which translates to MGGQGRRGRGPKHLFSGFLICGLCGSRMTIVSGNGRRGYVKYGCPSHRNRGVCANSVMIRKDRLEHQLLAELSGRLLQPAMVDYALQSFHEQLQRRLQEIQDQADSAANGILALQSKRQELKTKVTNVTEAIAAVGHSPSLLAQLATIEAEIAKVDDRLTEMNQPRELAVSVEDLREVLHERAAEIGALLRGDVEVARHAMAKYVDRLVLTPKGTPEGPVFEISGSVQIFSGNDPRDGVCISNGGQRCLRSVMHPFRGTCGGRAIQSSTL; encoded by the coding sequence CTGCGGCCTCTGTGGCTCGCGGATGACGATCGTCTCCGGCAACGGACGTCGCGGTTACGTCAAATACGGTTGCCCGAGTCATCGCAATCGAGGCGTGTGTGCGAACAGCGTCATGATTCGGAAGGATCGACTGGAACATCAACTCCTCGCAGAGCTTTCCGGGCGACTCCTTCAGCCTGCAATGGTCGATTATGCTCTCCAGTCGTTTCATGAGCAGTTGCAGCGTCGGTTGCAGGAGATTCAGGATCAGGCTGACAGCGCCGCGAACGGGATTCTGGCCCTTCAGAGCAAGCGTCAGGAACTGAAGACGAAAGTGACCAACGTGACTGAGGCCATTGCAGCGGTCGGCCACTCGCCAAGTCTATTGGCTCAGTTGGCTACGATCGAGGCGGAAATAGCCAAGGTGGATGACCGTCTGACTGAGATGAACCAGCCGCGGGAACTTGCCGTTTCGGTGGAAGACCTGCGGGAGGTTCTCCATGAGAGGGCTGCCGAGATCGGCGCATTGCTGCGTGGGGATGTGGAGGTTGCGAGGCATGCGATGGCCAAATATGTTGATCGGCTTGTGCTCACGCCGAAAGGCACACCCGAGGGCCCGGTATTCGAAATCTCCGGTAGTGTCCAAATTTTCAGTGGAAACGACCCAAGGGATGGGGTGTGCATCAGTAATGGTGGCCAGAGGTGTCTCCGTTCAGTGATGCACCCTTTTCGGGGTACCTGTGGGGGACGGGCCATTCAATCCTCGACCTTATAA
- a CDS encoding transcriptional repressor, with product MDKRNTKQKAAIREAFAEADRPLSPDEALECALEHHSAIGIATVYRNIQALVEEGWLIAVELPGETTRYELSGKEHHHHFHCDTCGKLFDLKGCIIQSKPKLPRGFSASGHEFFLYGNCASCNSGSHVRA from the coding sequence ATGGACAAAAGAAACACGAAACAGAAGGCCGCCATCCGAGAGGCTTTTGCCGAGGCAGACCGTCCGCTATCTCCAGACGAAGCTCTCGAGTGTGCGCTCGAACATCATTCTGCAATCGGGATCGCTACCGTGTACAGGAACATCCAGGCTTTGGTCGAGGAAGGTTGGCTTATAGCTGTGGAACTCCCTGGGGAAACGACCCGATATGAGCTATCGGGGAAGGAACATCACCATCACTTTCACTGTGATACATGCGGCAAACTCTTCGACTTGAAGGGATGCATCATACAGTCGAAGCCAAAGCTGCCGCGCGGCTTCAGCGCAAGTGGGCATGAGTTTTTCCTTTATGGAAACTGTGCTAGCTGCAACTCTGGATCGCACGTTCGAGCTTAG